AATACATACGACTCAACAGCATCAGTATCAGGTGTATACAACCTCGACTGCACAGCTGAATACTCTACCTACGGAACAAACGGGTTCTTATACGATTGCCCAACCAAGTGCTACCGTCGTAGGGTTATACGCTACCCCGACTAGCGATATTATACCTTCACAACCGTCGCCAGTTTCGCCGCTGTACATATCAAACTCATCTGTTTCCTTTGCTCCAACAACTCAAACATCGGTACGTCCAGATTTAATCGACAGCATGCCCGTGGACGTTACGCAAATCGAGGAAAAGCAGCTTGGTCCTGGAGGACCTAACCAGGTTGAAAGTGTTGGCATACAGCGGGCCCTGTGCTGGTTGAGGGAGAAACGATTACCCGACTATAGTTGGGGGAATGATACGCACATGGTGATTCTGGCCAAAGAACTGTCCGGAGCCCGCGATCCATCGGACAATGATAACCCTATACAGGCGGTATCGGATCTGGAAAATTTGCTGTCCATCAAGCAGATGGACATTGAGGTATTGACGATGCTTGATCGGCATCATGCCACGGCCAAGCTACCTCACACGGATCACATTGCCAAGTATATCTTGGCTATGGGAGGCCTCTGTAAGGATGCGCGTCATTTTTACGGCCACGATTTGGTGGCCGCTCTGGAACATCACGAGCATGATCAGGGGCAGGAATATGAATTCGCTTTGACCGCACTTGCCATATGCAGTTCTGCAACACATGTGCGAAAGCGTCAGATACGACGTCTGTTGGATATAGCTAGCGGTGAAGTTAATGATGTCGGTATGTAACATGTTGTTTACACATATGTCGAGGATCTGGTTTGATGATTCTGATAATTATTGAATTAAGAAAGATAACCGTAATGAGAATGTCTAGCGAATtatggatttgtttttctgttgcaGACACGATCGCCATGGTATTACTGGCCCTGCGCTGCATCGTAACCGATCATCGACATCGTCATTTGCAGCACTTTGTCCGCCGTCCAGCTCGTGGTTTAGCCAGCTTGCAAGGACCGCAGGGTAGCTTTGGATCACTTCGAAGCACGGCGCTAGCTATGCAAGCCCTGCAAGATTTGGAACCAGATCCAGCCGGCAAATGGAATCGTACTGCCGCGTCTGAGTGGC
The DNA window shown above is from Anopheles funestus chromosome 3RL, idAnoFuneDA-416_04, whole genome shotgun sequence and carries:
- the LOC125768711 gene encoding uncharacterized protein CG3556, coding for MEHRIQIVTALSTVFLLFKIGVPVVGENVTSIVPPTMQSIPDTVNTTAGLIHTTQQHQYQVYTTSTAQLNTLPTEQTGSYTIAQPSATVVGLYATPTSDIIPSQPSPVSPLYISNSSVSFAPTTQTSVRPDLIDSMPVDVTQIEEKQLGPGGPNQVESVGIQRALCWLREKRLPDYSWGNDTHMVILAKELSGARDPSDNDNPIQAVSDLENLLSIKQMDIEVLTMLDRHHATAKLPHTDHIAKYILAMGGLCKDARHFYGHDLVAALEHHEHDQGQEYEFALTALAICSSATHVRKRQIRRLLDIASGEVNDVDTIAMVLLALRCIVTDHRHRHLQHFVRRPARGLASLQGPQGSFGSLRSTALAMQALQDLEPDPAGKWNRTAASEWLLAKQRTDGGWTEEPLQDGQDPSIGIGLTADIVLALGWRGLGAVRALQCDHVMRESNEPSENGEPKLAAPVGLGISPIEEMEPRNVSYTYTLWVGTNETEEYFLDLTSPKNTTFFRAMKQAAEIDPRFSFEAREWPNGHYVHTLAGMKEEPKSYHFWLLYRLPERPDTKNPPGNQLIAPLGVDELLVEDGEHYLYWYKKL